GCAAGACCACGACCGGTCGACTTCTGCTGAAGCTGACCACGCCGACGGCTGGAACGATCCGGTTCGCCGGCGAGGACCTGACCGCTCTCCGGGGGCCGGCGCTGCAGCGCTTCCGCCAGCAGGCCCAGCTCGTCTTCCAGAATCCCTTTGATGCCATCAACCCGCGCTTCACCATGCTCCGGGCGCTGCGGGAGCCGTTGCGGAACGCCGGCGTTCCGAAGGCGGAGCAGGCCGAGCGCATTCGCCTCGCCATGGAGCGGGTGCGCCTGCCGGATGTCGGATCCTACTACGACAGATACCCGCATCAGCTTTCCGGCGGCCAACTTCAGCGCGTGGTCCTGGCCCGCGCGCTCGTCCTGGAGCCGCGCTTCATCGTCGCCGATGAGCCCGTATCGATGCTGGATGTCAGCGTCCGCGCCGGCATCCTCAACGTCATGCGCGAGATACACCGGACCATGGGCCTGACGGCTGTCTACATTTCCCACGACTTCTCCCTGGTCCGCTATGTCTGCGCTCGCACGGTCGTCATGTATCTCGGCAAGATGGTCGAAGATGGTCCCTCCGCCGAGGTCGTTAGAAGGCCGTTGCATCCCTATACGCAGGCGCTGGTGAAGGCCGTACCAGTACCGCATGTCGAGCAATCCCGAGACCCGCTGCCGATCAAGGGCAGCCTGCCGGGCGCACAGGCGCCCGCGGGCGGCTGCCGGTTCCGCGATCGCTGCCCATATGCCTTCGCGCGCTGCGCCGAGGAGGAGCCGCCGATGCGCGAGCTCGCGTCCGGCCATCGGGCTGCCTGCCATTTGCTCTAGCCATCGGCCATGAACACCAAAAAGGAGAGCCTGAATCCGTGACCCATTCTGCATTCCCGCGCGCGCCGCATCTGCACTAGACTTCCCCCCGAACGCGGCCGGAGGCGAGCGGCATGGATTTGAAGCTCAAAGGACGGAAGGCGATTGTCACCGGCGGGTCGCGCGGGATCGGCCGCGCCATCGCCGAATTCTTCGCAGACGAGGGCTGCGATGTCGGCATCTGCGCCCGCGGCGAGGCGGGCGTCAAGGCTGCGGTGACCGCCCTCGAAGCGAGGGGGGTGAAGGCGGTCGGCGAGGCGGTCGACGTTGCCAACGGCGATTCCATACGTCGCTGGGTCGCAAACATGGACAAGGCGCTTGGCGGCTTCGACGTCTACGTGTCGAACGTCAGCGCCTTGAGTGTCGCCGGTGCCGACGAGGCGGGGTGGCGGCATGCGCTTGACGTCGACATCATGGGTTCGATCAATGGTGTCGAGGCAGCGCTGCCGGTGCTGGAACGATCCAGCTGCGCCTCGGTCGTCTTCATCGCAACGACCGGCGCGGTGCAGGTCTATGGCCCCCGCAAGCCCTATCCATCGGTCAAGTCGGCGCTCCTCGCCTATATGAAGCATCTCAGCCACGACGTCGCAGCGAAGGGCATCCGCGTCAACGCGGTCTCTCCCGGCTCGATCTATTTCGAAGGCGGCGTCTGGGACCAGCGCAAGAAGAACGAACCCGAGCGCTACGCGCGCATGCTCGCGCTCAATCCGCTCGGCCGGTTCGGCAAGCCCGAGGAGATCGCCGCCGGAGTCGTGTTCCTGTCGAGCCCGCTCTCCGGCTACACTTCCGGTACCAATCTCGTCATCGACGGCGCCTCGACGGTGCGCATTCAGAACTGACGGATGTCTTTCGATCGGTCAAGGGGCGAGAACGGCAATGTACGAGATCAACGAGATGCCCTCCCAGGTCGACCGGGAGCTGTTGGCTCTGCTGGCGCAATGCCGGACGGAGTCGATCGGTCACTACCGCGAATGGGGCTGCGTGCACGGTTCCATTTCGGCAGTGATGCCGGAACGGCGCGTGGTTGGAACCGCCGTCACCCTTGCTATTCCCGGACACGACTCCGGCCTCGTCACCTACGTCATGAACATGATCCGTCCGGGCGACGTCATCTGCATCGATCGGCTCGGCGACAACCACAATTCCTGCTGGGGCGGCGGCACCACGCTCGCGGCCAAGGTTGCCGGCGCCGCGGGCGTGGTCATAGACGGACCATCGACGGGCTCGTCGAAATTCCGCGAGTTCGACCTCCCGGCCTGGATTCGGGGTTATTCGCCGATCACCTGCCACCCCTACGGCAATGGCGGGGCGATCAACGTGCCGGCCTGCATCGGCGGCGCGGTCGTGCTACCGGGTTATGCCGTGCTGGCGGACGAAAGCGGCGTGATCTTCGTTCCGCCCGCCGATGTGCGTTATCTCGCCGAGGGCGCCATCAAGCGCCAGGCAGGCTATCCCGCCATGCACGCCCGCCTCGGGGCTGGCGAGAAGATGGCTGACATTTCCGGTCTTGGGCCTCGCATCGCTGCGGCCGCAGCAGCCGAAGACGAGGCGCGGGGACGCAAGCGAGGCTAACTGTCTCATGTACGAGATCAACGATTTGCCGGCCCCGGTGGCACCTGAGCTGCTTGAGCTGCTGAGGAAATGCCGAACCGAGTCCATCGGGCACCATCGTCACTGGGGGTGCGTGCATGGTTCGATCAAGCCGGTCATGCCTGAGCGACGTGTGGTCGGTACCGCCGTCACCGTCGCCTGCCCGGGTCATGACTCCAGCATGATCCCCTATGCCATCGGCATGCTGAGGCCCGGCGATATCCTGGTGATCGACAGGTTGGGCGACAATCGCAACGCCTGCTGGGGTGGCGGTACCACGCTCGCGGCCAAGCTGACCGGAGCGGCGGGGGTCGTCATCGACGGGCCCTCCACCGGAGCTTCGCGGTTCCGCGAGTTCGACTTCCCGGCATGGCTTCGCGGCTTTTCGCCGATTACCTGCCATCCCTATGGCAGCGGCGGAGCCATCAACATCCCGATCTGCGTCGGTGGCGCGGCTGTCCTCCCCGGCTATGCCGTGCTCGCCGATGAGAGCGGCGTCATCGTGTTGCCGCCCGAGGACGTGCGCTACTTGGCGGAAATGGCGCTCGACAGACAGGATCGGCAGCCAGCCAATTTCGAGCGGATGCGCCAAGGCCAGAAGCCAGCCGATCGCCTGGGCCTCACCGACAAGATCAAGTCGGCGGCCGAGGCCGAACGCTCGGCCCGCGAGGCGGCGCAGAACAAGAAAACCTGAGCGAGGCGGAGACCGGCCGATGAGCAAGATTCGACGCGTTGCCGTGAGCCACTTCAGCAATGGCGCAGAGGTCTGCCTCTACATCCATGAGATCGCCGGCAAGAAGGGCAAGGGGCCTTTGCTGGGGATCTCGGGGGCGATCCACGGCAACGAGCCGACAGGGACCTACGTCATACGCGAGATTGCCCGGCATTATGCCGACGGCAATTTCCGCGGCCGCCTTTGGCTCCTCCCGGTCGCTAACCCGCTCGCCTTCCAGGCCAACAAGCGGGTGACGCCGGTCGACGGCCAAAACCTGAACCGGGTCTTTCCCGGCAAGGCCCAGGGCATGTTCACCGACCTGCTCGCCGCCAAGATCAAGGGCGATTTCCTCGACCATCTCGAGGTCTATCTCGACTTTCACACCGGCACCGACCGTCCGACGGTCGATTACACCTATATCCACAATGCCCTCGACCTCTCGCGTGCGTTCGGCACGCGCTACCTCTTCCGCCCGCAAGCGGAACGCGAGGGCCCGGTGTTCAACGGCACGTCGAAAGCGGTGACGACGGCGCGCGGCGTGCCGTCGGTCACGATCGAGCTCGGCGGCGGCGTTGTTGATCAGGCGCCCTACATCGCCCGCGGCGTTGAAGGGATCAAGAACATCATGCGGACCTTGAATATGGTCGACGAGCCCCCCGCACCGCCGATCACGCAGACGGTGCTCGGCGCCATTCCGACGATCTTCCCGACCCAGGGCGGATTCCTTTACACGGAGTCCCCGCCGCTCGGCGAGGAGATCGCCGGCGGCGCGGTGCTCGGCCGCGTGGTCAGCCCCTACACCTTCGAAGAGCTCGAGGTCATCTGCAACCCGGTCAAGCGCGGCGTTATGATCCTCACGCATCTGACGGCGAATCTGGTCGAACCCGGCGATTACGGCTACATGGTCGGTGATCTCGACGGGAGCGAGGCGCTGCCGGGCGTCCGGCCAAAGAAGCGTCGCTAACCCGCCGCCGAAGACCGCTCTCGGGCCTACTGCGCCATGACGGTGTCCTTGACGCCGTCCGGGTAATGCAGCCTCCCGCCGACCCAGGTGTAGCCGGCGTCTTTGAGCACCTGGCGCGCCTTTTCCAAGTCGAACATGCCCTTCTCGACCGCCGGATTGTGCCAGTAGTCGAGCACGGTCGAGACGATCGAGTTGGTCGGCACGCCCTGCTCCTTCCACGCGGCCGCCGCCAGCAGCGCACGGTCGGTGGCGAGCGAGAGCGCCTTGCGGAAGGCGCGGTCGTTCATCGGCTTTCGCTTCAGGTTGAACCCCATATATTCGACGCCGATGGTCACGCCGCTCTTGATGGCAATGGTGCCGCCATCCTTTGCGGCCTGCAGCAGTGGATCGTGGTCGCCGCGGTACTCGCTGAGGAAGTTGATCTCGCCATTCTTCAGCATGCCGAGCGTCGCCTCCAGGTTGGGCACGATGCGGAGGATCCAGCGCTCCGCCTTGGGCGGCGACCAGTGCTCCTTATTGGCCGCCAGCAGCACCTCGGCGTTACGACGCCAATGAACGAACTTGTAGGGGCCGGAGCCGATCAGCTCTTCCGGCTGGTAGTTG
The DNA window shown above is from Pseudomonadota bacterium and carries:
- a CDS encoding ABC transporter ATP-binding protein, with product MAPLVDATALTKHFPATRGIPEILRGEWPVARAVDGIDLAIAEGETVGLLGESGCGKTTTGRLLLKLTTPTAGTIRFAGEDLTALRGPALQRFRQQAQLVFQNPFDAINPRFTMLRALREPLRNAGVPKAEQAERIRLAMERVRLPDVGSYYDRYPHQLSGGQLQRVVLARALVLEPRFIVADEPVSMLDVSVRAGILNVMREIHRTMGLTAVYISHDFSLVRYVCARTVVMYLGKMVEDGPSAEVVRRPLHPYTQALVKAVPVPHVEQSRDPLPIKGSLPGAQAPAGGCRFRDRCPYAFARCAEEEPPMRELASGHRAACHLL
- a CDS encoding SDR family oxidoreductase encodes the protein MDLKLKGRKAIVTGGSRGIGRAIAEFFADEGCDVGICARGEAGVKAAVTALEARGVKAVGEAVDVANGDSIRRWVANMDKALGGFDVYVSNVSALSVAGADEAGWRHALDVDIMGSINGVEAALPVLERSSCASVVFIATTGAVQVYGPRKPYPSVKSALLAYMKHLSHDVAAKGIRVNAVSPGSIYFEGGVWDQRKKNEPERYARMLALNPLGRFGKPEEIAAGVVFLSSPLSGYTSGTNLVIDGASTVRIQN
- a CDS encoding RraA family protein gives rise to the protein MYEINEMPSQVDRELLALLAQCRTESIGHYREWGCVHGSISAVMPERRVVGTAVTLAIPGHDSGLVTYVMNMIRPGDVICIDRLGDNHNSCWGGGTTLAAKVAGAAGVVIDGPSTGSSKFREFDLPAWIRGYSPITCHPYGNGGAINVPACIGGAVVLPGYAVLADESGVIFVPPADVRYLAEGAIKRQAGYPAMHARLGAGEKMADISGLGPRIAAAAAAEDEARGRKRG
- a CDS encoding RraA family protein, whose amino-acid sequence is MYEINDLPAPVAPELLELLRKCRTESIGHHRHWGCVHGSIKPVMPERRVVGTAVTVACPGHDSSMIPYAIGMLRPGDILVIDRLGDNRNACWGGGTTLAAKLTGAAGVVIDGPSTGASRFREFDFPAWLRGFSPITCHPYGSGGAINIPICVGGAAVLPGYAVLADESGVIVLPPEDVRYLAEMALDRQDRQPANFERMRQGQKPADRLGLTDKIKSAAEAERSAREAAQNKKT
- a CDS encoding succinylglutamate desuccinylase/aspartoacylase family protein, giving the protein MSKIRRVAVSHFSNGAEVCLYIHEIAGKKGKGPLLGISGAIHGNEPTGTYVIREIARHYADGNFRGRLWLLPVANPLAFQANKRVTPVDGQNLNRVFPGKAQGMFTDLLAAKIKGDFLDHLEVYLDFHTGTDRPTVDYTYIHNALDLSRAFGTRYLFRPQAEREGPVFNGTSKAVTTARGVPSVTIELGGGVVDQAPYIARGVEGIKNIMRTLNMVDEPPAPPITQTVLGAIPTIFPTQGGFLYTESPPLGEEIAGGAVLGRVVSPYTFEELEVICNPVKRGVMILTHLTANLVEPGDYGYMVGDLDGSEALPGVRPKKRR